From a single Bacillota bacterium genomic region:
- the ruvB gene encoding Holliday junction branch migration DNA helicase RuvB: protein MDERVVGPEPTDDDRSAELSLRPKRLEEFIGQEKLKESLTIFIQAALARGESLDHVLLYGPPGLGKTTLAGIIANELGVRLRVTSGPAVERAGDLAAILTNLGTGDVLFIDEIHRLNRAVEEILYPAMEDFALDIIIGKGPSARSIRIDIPRFTLVGATTRAGLISSPLRDRFGVVHRLEFYGVDDLTTIIRKSAEVLRVRIDESGAREIARRSRGTPRIANRMLRRVRDFAQVRVGGEITLPVASEALTMFEVDELGLDRLDRRIVTTIIDKFGGGPVGIETIAASINEERDTIEDVYEPYLLQLGFLERTPRGRVATLRAYQHVGREYPGNGQATLL from the coding sequence TTGGACGAACGGGTCGTGGGCCCAGAGCCCACCGACGATGACCGCAGCGCTGAACTGAGCCTCAGACCGAAGAGGCTTGAGGAGTTCATAGGTCAGGAGAAGTTGAAAGAGAGCCTCACCATCTTCATCCAGGCCGCCCTGGCTCGAGGCGAGAGCCTGGATCATGTGCTGCTGTACGGCCCACCCGGGCTCGGCAAGACCACTCTCGCAGGCATAATCGCAAATGAACTGGGAGTGAGACTCAGGGTCACCTCGGGGCCGGCGGTGGAGCGAGCAGGGGACCTGGCGGCGATCCTCACCAATCTGGGCACCGGCGATGTGCTTTTCATAGACGAGATTCACAGGCTCAACCGGGCCGTTGAGGAGATACTCTACCCGGCGATGGAGGACTTCGCCCTGGACATTATAATCGGCAAAGGTCCGTCCGCTCGGTCCATCCGCATTGACATCCCGAGGTTCACCCTGGTGGGGGCCACGACCCGTGCTGGGCTCATTTCGTCACCTCTCCGAGACAGGTTCGGAGTTGTACACCGGCTGGAATTCTATGGAGTGGACGACCTCACGACCATAATCAGGAAGTCCGCTGAAGTGCTCCGAGTGCGAATCGACGAAAGCGGTGCGCGGGAGATAGCTCGCCGGTCTCGAGGGACCCCGAGAATAGCCAACCGTATGCTCCGTCGCGTCCGAGATTTCGCCCAGGTCCGGGTGGGCGGAGAGATTACGCTCCCTGTGGCTTCTGAGGCTCTGACCATGTTCGAAGTGGATGAGCTTGGCCTGGACCGGCTTGACCGGAGAATAGTCACGACGATAATCGATAAGTTCGGTGGCGGACCTGTCGGCATCGAGACCATCGCCGCATCCATAAACGAAGAGCGCGATACCATCGAAGACGTGTATGAACCTTACCTTCTCCAGCTTGGGTTCCTGGAGAGAACTCCCAGGGGCCGCGTGGCGACTCTCCGCGCGTACCAACATGTGGGGCGCGAGTACCCCGGGAACGGGCAGGCGACTCTGCTATGA